In Flammeovirgaceae bacterium 311, one DNA window encodes the following:
- a CDS encoding histidine kinase (COG0642 Signal transduction histidine kinase): MSIRKRLTWQFTLIVTSILVLFFVFIYIFYADFRREEYYSRLYNKALTTARLLIEVQEIDHDLLKIIDKNALNALHNEKIVIFDQHNQLIYSSTEDHNIRVLPEVLDEIREVHRLEWVENKNESLGITYDEGDKHYVIIASAFDIYGRRKLVNLRFILIAGSLLGMGITFAAGRFFAIQALRPIANINQEVSGIGGHNLDTRIDIGNGQDEIAQLAINFNKMLDRIASAFALQKNFVHNASHELRTPLAAMISQMQVGLAKERNREEYCVLLKSVLEDAERLKGLSNGLLELAQAEADKMGIRMAPVRIDETLFSAQQDLIRLDGERSVEVTFSELPDSEESLTVMANEGMLRTLFLNLMDNACKFSPDRKAIVSIAFNGDQVHLSFKDNGIGIPEAEQEKIFMPFYRAESARKFRGHGLGLSICSRIVQLHGGVISVKSQQEQGSTFRVELPHA, translated from the coding sequence ATGAGCATTCGTAAGCGCTTAACCTGGCAGTTTACCCTTATCGTAACCTCCATCCTGGTGTTGTTCTTTGTGTTCATCTATATTTTCTACGCTGATTTCAGAAGAGAAGAATATTACAGCCGCCTGTACAACAAAGCCCTTACCACTGCCCGTCTGCTGATAGAAGTACAGGAGATTGACCATGACCTGCTCAAAATCATAGATAAGAATGCCCTGAATGCCCTGCACAACGAAAAGATCGTCATCTTTGACCAGCATAACCAGCTCATTTATTCCTCTACTGAAGATCATAACATACGCGTACTGCCAGAGGTACTGGATGAAATCCGAGAGGTGCACCGGCTGGAGTGGGTGGAAAACAAGAATGAAAGCCTGGGCATAACCTATGATGAAGGTGACAAGCATTATGTGATCATAGCCTCAGCTTTTGATATTTATGGCAGGCGTAAGCTTGTTAATTTAAGGTTTATCCTGATTGCAGGTTCTCTGCTGGGAATGGGGATTACTTTTGCAGCCGGGCGGTTCTTCGCAATTCAGGCGCTGCGGCCTATTGCAAATATCAACCAGGAGGTTTCAGGCATTGGCGGGCATAACCTGGATACCCGGATTGATATTGGCAACGGACAAGATGAAATAGCACAACTTGCCATTAATTTCAATAAAATGCTGGACCGCATAGCCTCTGCCTTTGCCCTTCAGAAGAACTTTGTACATAATGCTTCTCATGAATTAAGAACTCCCCTGGCTGCCATGATCAGCCAGATGCAGGTAGGCCTGGCTAAAGAAAGAAATCGCGAGGAGTACTGTGTCCTGCTAAAATCTGTACTTGAAGATGCCGAACGGCTTAAAGGTTTATCCAATGGCCTGTTGGAACTGGCTCAGGCAGAAGCCGATAAAATGGGAATCAGGATGGCACCTGTCCGCATCGATGAAACGCTTTTCTCTGCACAACAGGATCTGATCCGTTTAGATGGGGAAAGAAGCGTGGAGGTAACATTTTCTGAGTTACCAGACTCTGAAGAATCGCTCACGGTGATGGCAAATGAAGGCATGCTTAGAACCCTCTTCCTGAACTTAATGGACAATGCCTGTAAATTTTCTCCCGATCGTAAAGCTATTGTTTCCATTGCTTTCAACGGAGATCAGGTCCATCTATCCTTCAAGGACAATGGTATTGGCATTCCTGAAGCCGAACAGGAGAAAATATTCATGCCATTTTACCGGGCAGAGAGTGCCCGAAAATTCAGAGGGCATGGCCTGGGTCTATCTATTTGCAGTCGTATTGTACAACTGCACGGGGGCGTTATTTCAGTAAAATCCCAACAGGAGCAGGGAAGCACCTTCCGGGTGGAGCTGCCCCATGCCTAA
- a CDS encoding RagB/SusD family protein gives MKKLNIFILTLGMLSFGGCTDSFLDSEPVTNITDETFYKTPEDAYRALVGCYDGLQRVWADGISFPVASAVLSDNAFGGTGNSDRFGYQLLDEFDKSRSPSDLNLFNANWTDYYKALYRCNVLINKMDQIDWGNDEALRNTYEAEARFLRAFLYFDMVRLWGSIPLLTEPSSENIPQSEPAEIYRVIAEDLKFAADNLEGVAYSAQPQATYGRVTKWAAESLLARVYLYYTGYYGQPDLVGVVNQAQALAYLEDVIANSGHGLLENFASLWPAASLENYAGEHNKEVIFSIKYTYTSDYDGNVDGNHWMVMLGMREQAIYPYGNGWGGAPVTPDLWNAFNQNDSRREASIISIADEGLAFTNQEKQREYTGYYIKKYTPMVDEDGNSLPVNNGATNFMIGQYQDFISIRYADVLLMAAELGSPNAQIYFDEVRRRALGDNFTSLTVNQANIMRERRLELAFEGLRYWDLLRQGIETAATTIATSTTVTSGGVSEAKVISANNLLTTRGLQQIPYTQITLSDGTLQQNPGW, from the coding sequence ATGAAAAAGCTGAATATATTCATACTGACTTTGGGCATGCTGTCATTTGGAGGTTGTACAGATTCCTTTCTCGACAGCGAACCGGTAACCAACATTACCGACGAAACCTTCTATAAAACACCCGAAGATGCCTACCGTGCCTTGGTAGGCTGCTACGATGGTCTGCAGCGGGTGTGGGCCGATGGCATTAGTTTCCCGGTGGCCTCTGCTGTACTATCTGATAACGCTTTTGGCGGTACCGGTAACTCCGACCGCTTTGGTTACCAGCTGCTCGATGAGTTCGACAAGTCACGCTCACCATCAGACCTGAATCTTTTCAACGCCAACTGGACCGATTACTACAAGGCCCTTTACCGTTGCAATGTGCTTATCAATAAGATGGACCAGATTGACTGGGGTAATGACGAGGCGCTGCGAAATACCTATGAAGCTGAAGCCAGGTTCCTGCGCGCCTTTCTTTACTTTGATATGGTAAGGCTTTGGGGCAGTATTCCTTTACTAACTGAACCTTCTTCGGAAAACATTCCACAGTCGGAGCCGGCAGAAATCTACAGGGTGATTGCCGAAGACCTAAAGTTTGCTGCAGATAACCTCGAGGGTGTTGCTTATTCCGCACAGCCCCAGGCAACCTACGGCAGGGTAACCAAATGGGCGGCAGAATCGCTGCTGGCGAGGGTGTACCTATACTACACAGGTTACTATGGTCAGCCCGACCTGGTTGGTGTGGTAAACCAGGCCCAGGCACTGGCGTATCTTGAAGATGTTATTGCCAACAGCGGACATGGCTTACTGGAGAATTTTGCCAGCTTATGGCCGGCAGCATCCCTGGAAAATTATGCTGGTGAGCATAATAAGGAGGTAATCTTCTCCATCAAATACACCTACACCAGCGATTACGATGGCAACGTAGATGGCAACCACTGGATGGTTATGCTGGGCATGCGCGAGCAGGCAATCTATCCCTATGGCAATGGCTGGGGTGGTGCACCGGTTACCCCTGATCTGTGGAATGCCTTTAACCAGAACGATTCACGCAGAGAAGCCTCTATCATTTCCATTGCTGACGAAGGCCTGGCTTTTACCAATCAGGAAAAGCAAAGGGAGTACACCGGCTACTACATCAAGAAATATACCCCCATGGTTGATGAGGATGGAAACAGCCTGCCGGTAAATAATGGTGCAACCAACTTTATGATTGGCCAGTACCAGGATTTTATCTCCATCCGCTATGCAGATGTGTTGCTGATGGCTGCTGAATTAGGCAGCCCCAATGCACAGATTTATTTTGACGAGGTAAGAAGAAGAGCCCTTGGCGACAACTTTACCTCTTTAACGGTAAACCAGGCCAACATCATGCGCGAACGCCGCCTGGAGCTGGCTTTTGAGGGACTCCGTTACTGGGACCTGCTTCGCCAGGGGATCGAAACAGCTGCTACAACCATCGCCACATCTACTACCGTTACGAGTGGCGGGGTATCGGAAGCCAAGGTAATTTCAGCCAATAACCTGCTTACTACCAGGGGGCTGCAGCAGATACCGTATACGCAAATCACCCTTTCTGATGGTACGCTTCAGCAAAATCCAGGCTGGTAA
- a CDS encoding glycoside hydrolase family 2 sugar binding protein (COG3250 Beta-galactosidase/beta-glucuronidase) — MEFTQNWAFKLGETPNGQDPALDDTGWRQLDLPHDWSIEGTFSEKNPAGVGGGALPGGIGWYRKTFTLDAADSGKLFYIDFDGVYHNSEVWVNGQFLGKRPNGYISFRYELTPHLRYGNQPNVLAVKVNNDDQPNSRWYSGSGIYRNVWLVKTNPVHVDHWGTFVTTPEVTEHAARVNVETKVRNSGQEGPFLVHTVIMDANGNEVARTSLENLPLADSVTTLNQELQLQNPSLWSVENPYLYQVVTFIERDGKPLDEYTTPLGVRFFRFDAAEGFFLNGKPLKILGVCNHHDLGALGAAINTRALERQLEIMKEMGVNGIRTAHNPPAPELLELCDRMGFIVMDEAFDMWKMKKSEHDYSQHWDQWHKKDLEDLVLRDRNHPSIFIWSIGNEILEQWDSTGTTIARELAGIVRSLDTTRAITSALNDPEPHNKIYQSGALDLVGFNYHHQNFEEFPDKFPGEKFIATETTSALATRGHYDMPSDSIRRWPIRWDLPFTEGNPDNTVSAYDNVSAPWGSTHEETWKLIKKHDYLSGMYIWTGFDYLGEPTPYGWPSRSSYFGVVDLAGFPKDAYYMYKSEWTDKPVLHIFPHWNWEEGKMVDVWAYYNHADEVELFLNGRSLGVRKKEGDDLHVMWRIRHAPGTLRAVSRMSGKEVLSREIKTAGAPAQIVLEADRSTIDADGKDLAFVTVKVLDAAGNLVPDADNLISFSLEGGASIAGVDNGNPTSMEPFKADYRKAFNGLALAIVKADRQSGEVKLTASADGLTPATLMLVKN; from the coding sequence ATGGAGTTTACCCAGAACTGGGCGTTCAAACTGGGAGAGACCCCTAACGGACAGGATCCGGCACTGGATGATACAGGCTGGCGGCAGCTGGACCTTCCCCATGACTGGAGCATAGAAGGAACGTTCAGCGAAAAGAATCCAGCAGGCGTGGGCGGAGGCGCACTACCCGGAGGCATCGGCTGGTACCGTAAAACTTTTACACTCGATGCGGCCGATTCAGGGAAACTGTTCTACATAGATTTCGATGGCGTTTACCACAACAGCGAGGTGTGGGTGAACGGCCAGTTCCTCGGTAAAAGGCCCAATGGCTACATTTCTTTCCGTTACGAGCTCACCCCGCATCTCCGCTATGGCAACCAGCCAAATGTATTGGCTGTAAAGGTAAACAACGACGATCAGCCGAATTCACGCTGGTATTCCGGATCCGGCATTTACCGCAATGTGTGGCTGGTTAAAACCAACCCCGTGCATGTAGATCATTGGGGTACCTTTGTCACAACTCCTGAAGTAACAGAACATGCTGCCCGTGTAAATGTGGAAACCAAAGTGCGGAACAGCGGACAGGAGGGGCCTTTCCTTGTACACACCGTTATCATGGATGCTAATGGAAATGAGGTGGCCCGTACCAGCCTGGAAAATCTTCCATTAGCTGATTCTGTAACTACACTAAACCAGGAACTGCAGTTGCAGAATCCTAGCCTGTGGTCGGTAGAAAATCCTTACCTCTACCAGGTGGTAACCTTTATTGAAAGAGATGGAAAGCCACTGGATGAGTATACCACCCCCCTGGGTGTTCGCTTTTTTCGCTTTGATGCGGCAGAAGGTTTCTTTCTGAATGGAAAGCCCCTGAAGATACTGGGTGTTTGCAACCACCACGACCTTGGCGCCTTGGGTGCCGCCATCAACACACGGGCCCTGGAGCGTCAGCTGGAGATTATGAAAGAAATGGGCGTAAATGGAATCCGCACCGCCCATAACCCCCCTGCGCCGGAGCTGCTGGAACTTTGTGATAGAATGGGATTCATTGTGATGGATGAAGCCTTCGATATGTGGAAAATGAAAAAGAGCGAGCACGACTATAGCCAGCACTGGGACCAGTGGCATAAAAAAGACCTGGAAGACCTGGTGCTGCGGGACCGCAACCACCCCAGCATCTTTATATGGAGTATTGGTAATGAGATCCTCGAGCAGTGGGACAGCACCGGCACCACCATTGCCCGCGAGCTGGCCGGTATTGTCAGGAGCCTGGATACCACCCGCGCCATTACCTCTGCCCTGAACGATCCGGAGCCACATAATAAAATTTACCAGTCTGGCGCACTGGACCTGGTTGGCTTCAATTACCACCACCAGAATTTCGAAGAGTTTCCAGATAAATTTCCCGGAGAGAAATTCATTGCTACTGAAACCACGTCAGCCCTGGCCACCCGAGGCCACTACGATATGCCATCCGACAGCATTCGCCGCTGGCCTATTCGCTGGGACCTGCCTTTTACCGAAGGGAATCCTGACAATACTGTTTCGGCATATGACAATGTGAGTGCTCCCTGGGGCTCTACCCACGAAGAAACCTGGAAGCTGATCAAGAAACACGACTATCTCTCGGGCATGTATATCTGGACGGGCTTCGATTACCTGGGCGAACCAACCCCTTATGGCTGGCCATCGCGCAGCTCTTACTTTGGCGTGGTAGATCTGGCAGGTTTCCCTAAGGATGCCTACTATATGTACAAAAGCGAATGGACAGACAAGCCGGTGCTGCACATCTTCCCGCACTGGAACTGGGAGGAAGGTAAAATGGTAGATGTCTGGGCCTATTACAACCATGCCGATGAGGTGGAGTTATTTCTGAATGGCCGGTCACTGGGCGTTCGCAAAAAAGAAGGGGATGACCTGCATGTGATGTGGCGCATTCGCCATGCTCCCGGCACTTTACGGGCTGTATCCAGGATGTCGGGTAAGGAGGTTCTTAGCCGCGAAATCAAGACAGCCGGTGCCCCCGCTCAAATAGTGCTGGAAGCCGACAGAAGTACCATTGATGCAGATGGCAAAGATCTTGCTTTTGTAACGGTAAAGGTACTGGATGCAGCAGGCAATCTGGTACCCGATGCAGATAACCTGATCAGCTTTAGCCTGGAGGGCGGGGCCAGCATTGCAGGTGTAGACAATGGCAACCCCACCAGCATGGAGCCTTTCAAAGCAGACTATCGCAAAGCCTTCAATGGTTTAGCATTGGCCATTGTTAAAGCAGATCGCCAGAGTGGTGAGGTAAAGCTTACTGCCTCTGCTGATGGATTGACACCTGCAACACTTATGCTTGTAAAAAATTAA
- a CDS encoding TonB-dependent receptor (COG1629 Outer membrane receptor proteins, mostly Fe transport), protein MLLLYLCGAAYAQDIVSGRVTDENGDGMLGVTIRLKGSTSVGTITDIDGNYRLQIPAGEQGDVLIYSFVGYLTEEVAINNRTTINMQLLPDIEALSEVVVVGYGVQKKKLTTGATLQVEGDALQRLSTTSPMQALQGQAPGVQISSTSGQPGEGMRVRIRGVGTIGNSNPLYVVDGVLTGDVSYLNPADIQSVDVLKDAASAAIYGSQAANGVVLITTKQGRRGQAPTLTFDSFYGIQNRPRKVDLLNATEYAAIMNEAAINSGKLPIFTNEEIAEMGEGTDWIDEMFVNNAVTQNYSLGAQGGSEFSTFSTSLSYTSQEGIVGGKDLSYYERYNFRINTEHNVFKDIIKLGQHLTFAYTQNNGISVGNQYNNALRGAFNTSPFVPMYDEEGNFFNNENSTWNPGEANPYAQMVLGNQNRNNEQKLLGDVYLTIEPIENLRFRTSLGLDYYANEGRSYSPIYRLSIYAFNDFSRATQNQSKGRSLLWDNLLSYSFDVNNVHSFEAMLGSSAFQFDGSEIRGSNTNLVIGDLRYAWLGNATNTDGAQIDLYGRPFDEDRRMSYFGRFNYNYKETYLLNTTFRADGSSRFAEGNRWGYFPSVSAGWIISNENFFGSTKGLLNYVKLRASWGQVGSQNIRAFQYMAPVTFANTNYSFGNEEGVLTPGAFPSRLGFRDLQWERSEQTNIGFDSRVFNGKLNINFDWYNKTTKDWLIVAPVLATAGAEAPYINGGDVVNSGVELALSFNNNIGDFNYNIGVNGAYNKNRVGNIPISDGIIHGPSNQLFDNSLEFYRAQSGFPIGYFWGLETAGIFQTEAEVAAYRSEAEGRLIQPGARPGDVRYVDQNGDGVISDLDRVQIGDPNPDFTFGFTLGADYKGFDFSMLASGVTGNQIVQTYRNHANQFANYSTAILDRWHGPGSSNSMPRVTEDARNWTNFSDLYIHDGSFLRISNVTLGYDLGRLLKAGNNRQVRLYASAQNLYTFTRYIGMDPEIGYGIDNGETDRFSSGIDLGYYPRPRTFLLGLNVKL, encoded by the coding sequence ATGCTGCTGCTCTACCTCTGTGGGGCAGCTTATGCACAGGATATCGTCAGCGGGCGCGTTACCGACGAGAACGGCGATGGCATGCTGGGGGTGACCATACGCCTGAAAGGCAGTACCAGTGTAGGTACCATCACAGATATAGACGGCAATTACCGCTTGCAGATCCCGGCTGGCGAGCAGGGAGATGTGCTGATCTACTCCTTTGTAGGTTACCTGACCGAAGAGGTGGCCATCAATAACCGCACCACCATTAACATGCAGCTGCTGCCCGATATTGAGGCGCTAAGTGAAGTTGTGGTGGTAGGCTATGGTGTACAGAAAAAGAAATTAACAACCGGTGCCACACTGCAGGTAGAGGGCGATGCCCTGCAAAGGCTAAGCACTACCAGCCCCATGCAGGCACTGCAGGGGCAGGCGCCTGGTGTGCAGATCTCTTCCACCTCCGGACAGCCAGGCGAAGGCATGCGGGTGCGGATTAGAGGGGTAGGTACCATTGGTAATTCTAATCCGCTCTACGTGGTAGATGGTGTATTGACAGGTGATGTTTCTTACCTGAACCCTGCCGATATTCAGTCCGTTGACGTGCTGAAAGATGCAGCATCGGCTGCTATTTACGGTTCGCAGGCAGCCAATGGCGTAGTGCTCATTACCACCAAGCAGGGCAGAAGAGGGCAGGCACCAACACTTACCTTTGATTCTTTCTACGGCATACAGAACAGGCCAAGAAAAGTTGATCTATTGAATGCTACTGAGTATGCTGCCATCATGAACGAAGCAGCCATCAACTCTGGTAAACTACCCATTTTTACTAACGAGGAAATAGCTGAAATGGGAGAGGGTACCGACTGGATCGATGAGATGTTTGTAAACAATGCAGTTACCCAAAACTATTCGCTGGGCGCACAGGGCGGGTCTGAATTCTCCACCTTCTCTACTTCACTTTCTTATACCTCCCAGGAGGGCATAGTGGGAGGAAAAGATCTATCCTACTACGAACGCTACAATTTTCGCATCAACACAGAACATAATGTGTTCAAGGATATTATAAAGCTGGGACAACACCTGACATTTGCCTACACACAGAATAATGGTATCTCAGTGGGCAATCAGTATAACAACGCCTTAAGGGGTGCTTTCAATACCAGTCCTTTTGTACCCATGTATGATGAAGAGGGTAACTTCTTCAACAACGAAAACTCTACCTGGAATCCCGGCGAGGCCAACCCTTATGCACAAATGGTCCTGGGCAATCAGAACAGGAATAATGAGCAAAAGCTGCTGGGAGATGTTTACCTGACGATAGAGCCCATCGAAAACCTGCGGTTCCGCACCAGCCTTGGCTTAGATTACTATGCCAATGAGGGACGTTCCTACAGCCCGATTTACCGGCTGTCTATTTACGCCTTCAATGATTTTTCCAGGGCTACACAAAACCAGTCAAAAGGTAGGTCGCTGCTGTGGGATAACCTCTTAAGCTACAGCTTTGATGTGAATAATGTACACAGCTTCGAAGCAATGTTAGGTTCATCTGCTTTCCAGTTCGATGGCTCCGAGATCAGGGGCAGCAACACTAACCTGGTGATAGGCGATTTGCGCTATGCCTGGCTGGGCAATGCTACCAATACAGACGGAGCACAAATTGACCTCTATGGCAGACCCTTCGACGAAGACAGGAGGATGTCTTACTTTGGGAGGTTTAACTACAATTACAAAGAGACCTATCTGCTGAACACTACCTTCCGGGCCGATGGCTCCTCCAGGTTTGCAGAGGGCAACCGCTGGGGCTATTTCCCATCTGTTTCAGCTGGCTGGATCATCTCCAACGAAAATTTCTTCGGTTCTACCAAAGGCCTGCTCAACTACGTTAAGCTCCGCGCCAGCTGGGGCCAGGTGGGTAGCCAGAATATCAGAGCCTTCCAGTACATGGCACCTGTAACTTTCGCCAATACCAATTATTCTTTCGGTAACGAAGAGGGTGTGCTGACACCGGGCGCCTTCCCCAGCCGCCTGGGTTTCCGTGACCTGCAGTGGGAAAGATCTGAGCAGACCAACATAGGCTTCGATTCACGCGTGTTCAATGGTAAGCTAAACATCAACTTCGACTGGTATAATAAAACCACCAAAGACTGGCTGATTGTAGCGCCCGTACTGGCAACAGCAGGTGCAGAAGCTCCTTACATCAATGGTGGCGATGTGGTGAACAGCGGCGTAGAACTTGCCCTTAGCTTCAACAACAACATCGGCGACTTTAACTACAACATCGGTGTTAACGGTGCTTACAATAAGAACAGGGTGGGCAATATTCCAATCAGTGATGGCATTATCCATGGTCCTTCCAATCAGCTGTTCGATAACTCATTAGAGTTTTACAGAGCCCAGAGCGGCTTCCCCATCGGTTATTTCTGGGGGCTTGAAACTGCCGGAATTTTCCAGACCGAAGCAGAAGTGGCTGCCTATAGATCAGAGGCCGAAGGCAGGCTGATTCAGCCAGGTGCCAGACCCGGTGATGTACGCTACGTAGACCAGAACGGTGATGGTGTGATCAGCGACCTGGACCGGGTACAAATCGGAGATCCGAACCCCGACTTTACTTTTGGCTTTACCCTTGGTGCAGACTATAAAGGCTTTGATTTCTCCATGCTGGCATCCGGCGTTACCGGAAACCAGATTGTACAAACCTATCGGAATCATGCCAATCAGTTTGCCAATTATTCTACCGCTATTCTGGATCGCTGGCACGGGCCGGGCTCTTCCAATTCCATGCCAAGGGTAACAGAAGATGCCAGGAACTGGACTAACTTTTCAGACCTGTACATCCACGATGGCAGCTTCCTGCGCATCAGCAACGTAACCCTGGGCTACGACCTGGGCAGGCTGCTGAAAGCAGGCAATAACAGGCAGGTAAGGTTGTATGCTTCGGCGCAGAACCTCTACACCTTCACCAGGTACATCGGCATGGATCCTGAAATAGGCTATGGTATCGATAATGGTGAAACCGACCGCTTTTCTTCTGGCATCGACCTGGGTTACTACCCAAGGCCCAGAACGTTTTTGCTTGGCCTGAATGTAAAACTCTAA
- a CDS encoding winged helix family two component transcriptional regulator (COG0745 Response regulators consisting of a CheY-like receiver domain and a winged-helix DNA-binding domain), with translation MPQIRVLVVEDEPKVANAIQKGLEENGLVAEVAYDGLMGKKMVLNKDYDLVILDINLPHLNGYELCAEIRRHNPKIPVIMLTALGAMEDKINAFDTGADDYIVKPFDFRELLARVQVFLKRSSLGEPAQKNNKLKVADLEIDDNSKTVTRAGQQIELTAKEFALLLYLVRNKGRVVSRADIAEKIWDITFDTGTNVIDVYVNFLRKKVDKNFPTKLIHTRPGMGYIVKEE, from the coding sequence ATGCCTCAGATTAGAGTATTAGTAGTAGAAGACGAACCTAAAGTTGCAAACGCCATTCAAAAAGGGCTGGAAGAAAACGGACTGGTGGCCGAAGTAGCCTACGACGGACTTATGGGCAAAAAAATGGTACTGAACAAAGACTATGACCTGGTGATACTGGACATTAACCTGCCACACCTGAATGGCTATGAGCTGTGTGCCGAAATACGCAGGCATAACCCAAAAATACCGGTCATTATGCTTACTGCCCTGGGTGCTATGGAGGATAAAATCAATGCCTTTGATACAGGCGCTGATGATTATATTGTTAAGCCTTTTGATTTCAGAGAGTTGCTCGCCCGCGTACAGGTTTTCCTGAAGCGTTCCTCCTTAGGTGAACCTGCACAAAAAAACAATAAGCTGAAAGTAGCCGATCTGGAGATTGACGATAACAGCAAAACCGTTACCCGTGCCGGACAACAAATTGAATTAACCGCCAAAGAATTTGCTTTGCTGCTTTACCTGGTACGTAACAAAGGCAGGGTAGTTTCCAGGGCCGATATTGCTGAAAAAATTTGGGACATCACCTTTGATACGGGCACCAATGTGATAGATGTTTACGTTAACTTTCTGCGAAAAAAGGTTGATAAAAATTTTCCGACCAAGTTAATACACACCCGCCCCGGCATGGGTTATATTGTGAAAGAGGAATAG